The sequence ATTCATCCTACTTATATGAGGGGCACAAACCAGCTAACCCCAAAGCAAAGTATAACATGGAGTCTGGGCACATCTTCATACAAACCCTAAACTACAGCAATTCCACCTAAGCAGACTAACTAGAAATATCCACCACTGATTGGAAAAAGCACAATAATTGACATAAGATAGCTGGAAGtaaatcattttacaaattctatTTCTAAAATTACCTTTACGTTAGCTGCAAGGCTGTCAAGAGAAGAAGCTAGAAGAAAGAGGAACAGGTGTTTCAATGACTCATTATTACCATTTAGCTTTAAAACTGCCATTATATTTATTCTACAGCGGTATAAAAATTTTAGAcaatgaatgaattatttaaaaacttaaatgctCCCTTGTAAGTTACACTACCACTTTTAAGTCTCCCTTAAGCCACTTCAATTCGCTGGGtcgtggggtttttttgttttgttttgtttttgtctttttgaggtTAACAATgaggttttctgggttttttgtttgtttgttttttgggtttttgtttttgttttttttttttttgagatggagtctcacactgtcgcccaggatggagtgcaatggcatgatctcagctcactgcaacttccacctcctgggttcaagcgattctcctgcctcagccgccagactagctgggattacaggtgcccaccactacacccggctaaatttttgtatttttagtagagatggggttttgctatgttggccaagctggtctcaaactcctgacctcaggtgatccacccacctcggcctcccaaagtgctgggattacaggtgtgagcctctggaCGTTTTGTCTTCAATGACAGCACATATGGAAGAGGGAAGGGTAAAGCAAGTCTAAAGTGAATGAGTAAGTTCAATAACCCTTAAGCAGCCTGAAAAACTCGTATTTGAGTAGGTGCCCAGGACCTAAAAAAAAGTACTATGTGTCTAATATAAAATTTGTAAACTGTCTCCTCTgacattttctttggttttcatgGAATCCTATTTATGCAGGAGCTCTTGAATATATTTGTCCAAGGTAGACACAAAGGTTAAATTGAGACAACAAATACATAAAAGCTTGGAGAAATACAGAACATAGCAAAAATTGAAATCACTATCATGACTGTAAATGATCATGATAGGTAAGTAGACCTAATGCCGAAGTATGGCAAGGATGACTAGGAAATGAGGTaataaagacacagagaaagTGAAGACTAGGCTGGATTTTTCAAGGttgattaaaaaatgtttctaaaattagTATTTGTAAGGCAATGCTAAGGTCACCATGGCTTCCCCCAGTGTGACCGGGGCTCAGGCAATGACAAGGGACTTTTTCTGGACTGCTGATCCCCCTCCCCATGTCACtggtagaaataaaaagagatttttaaagccAGGCCATTTTCATATCCTTTAGGCATATAGATATGTATGTACCACTTTGTCCCAGGAGCTCTCTTTGCACCCACCCCCAGCTGGGCAGGGAGTCAGCAATGCTAATGCCCTTTCAGCTATAGCCACAAACCTGCCCTGTGGCCTCATAACCTCCTTCTCATAACCCCCTTCTGATAACCTCCTTCCAGTGTGGCCTCATAACCTGTGGCCTCATAACCTCCTTCCTCCTGTGGCCCCATAACCCTGTGGCCTCAGAAACTCCTACCTACTGGTTTTGAGCCCTTCCTTTCACAGGGGGGCTCGCCTTCATTCCCTTGCTTCTCAAAGTGCAGTCCCTGGACCAGCACCATTCACATCACCTGGAAGCCTGTTAGAAAAGGAGACTCCTAAGCTCCACCCCAGCCctaatgaatcagaatctgcagtTTAACAAGAGCCCCAGGTGATTCAAAtgcacattcaagtttgagaagcactgctgtgTTCTACCTTAGGCCTGGATGAATGAGCTGACAGGTGACCTAAGCAAAGTTCTGGCTTGAAAGCTACAGGGATTCCAAGGATCTGAGCCCAGAGGTCTGAATGTCTTCTCTAAATGTAGGTATGCCAAAAACTTGGTGTGTGACCTTTACACACATTGTAACCTCTCTGGAACCTTAGTTCTCCACCTGCCAGGATTAAGAAAAGACAAAGGCCGAGACCAATGTGATGTGTGAGCCCCATCGTAATAGACCCTGCATTAAACCCAACTTGTCCGCCTCAGGAAAGGACATTTGCTGTTGCCTGATTTCACTGCAGTAGGGAAGACAATGCTGCTTTATAAGCTACACAGGTGACTTTCaattcaaagaacttaaattaaATGTCAGAGGTGATGAAGCACTTTCTGCTTCAAACCCTGTACTCTGTCCTTGGCCAGCTGCTGTCAAACAGCTACCACAGTCTAAGAACACTGGCTTAAGTTACCATAAGAGGCTTAAAAGTAGACCCTGAAAAATGTAAACCTTTAAGCCTAAGATAAAGAACTCTACTGTCAGGGATGGCAATAGATGGAAAGTTCAGTACTACCAGCAGGCAAGAGAATGGACCACCACCATTCCTTTCCAGCCTAAGAATTCTGATTAACTTCAGGAATGACTGATCTTCACCAACACGACCTTCACTAACGACATGATTCATGGATTTCAGTCAAAAGCCTACAAGGAATTCCTTAACCCAGTGACTCTCAATGTGTGGTCCAGGGATCTCCCCCAGGGGTCCCCAAGACCTTTCAGGAAATCTGCAAGGTCAAActgttttcataataatactaagactgggtgctgacgagttgatgggtgcagcacaccaacatggcacaagtatacatatgtaacaaacctgcacgttatgcacatgtaccctagaactcaaagtataataaaaaaaaattaataaaaataaataaaaaaattaaaaaaattaaaaaaaataatactacTAAGACATGATTTGCCTCTTTCATTCCCATTCTCTCACCACTGCACAATGGAGTTTTCCAAAAGCCACAATGATGTTATGACATCATCATCATGCTGATGGCTAATGGAATGTGTACtagtctattcttttttttttttttttgagacggagtgtcactcttgttgtccaggctggagtgcaatggcacaattgtggcttaccacaacctttgcctcccgtgttcaagcaattctcctgcctcagcctcccgagtagctgggattacaggcatgcaccaccatgcctggctaattttgtaattttagtagagatggggtttctccatgttggtcaggctagtctcaaattcccaacctcaggtaatctgcctgcctcagcctcccaaagtgctgggattacaggcgtgagtcattgcacctggcCGTAGtctattcttatattttaaaaatgtatcagttttaatttctaacatgCTAACTACTGATATTATCCACATCAAGAAAAGCTCTTTGGGCTCCTCAATAATATTAAGAATGCAAAAGGGCCTGAAATCTAAAGGTTTAAGAACACCCTGCCTTCATCTAACGGCTTCAGATAGAGTTGGCTTCCCACCTCACTGACATGCAATCTTGTAAAGCAAATGTTACATCTCCTGATCACCATCAATCTCCTGTTTTTTCCCATCCAGAAAAATGGGAAGCCTTATTTGTTAGGCATCAATGGTGACTCTGCAAGGGGTTCACAGCAGGACAAGTTGCACTCTGCTTTCCATGCCCAGCCAGGGAACAACTGCAACCACAGCACACTCAGCATGCTGCTCAGAATGGTCCCCTTCAATGATGAGGGGAACTCGCAGACAGAAGCTTCTCAGCTGACTCTGCTTCGTGGGAACACTGCCCTGGAAATTCCACAGCTGGAGAGTACTTGAGAATTAGGCCCACAGTTCCGAACATAACCTGTGATTCCTCAGAATGAAAGAGTATACACAGGACACATTTGTTGCCATAGGGAAATGTACAGGAGTAACAAGAAACTCAAGTACCTCTTCTCATTGGAAACGGAAAGTCTGAAAacttagattttcttctacaCCTCCTCAAATGATGCTCTGAAATATTCTCACCAAAGGGCTTTGCACTGTCCACCtgaaagtaaaggaaagaaataagactAGAATTCACTATAGCTTCTAGTACCCTCCCCTCATCACTGGTAATGCCTGTCTCCCCCTCAATCACTGATTACATAGGTTGGAAAAAGAAGGCTGGAAAACCACCTAGATCACAGTCTTCAAGTTTGCTACATGTTACACCTAAAAGGAGAAACTCTCTGTCCTTCATTGAGGCTAGAACATGAGGACATAGGCTAAACATTAGCATAAAGAACTAAAGTTAGACACAAATTACATTCCAACAACTGGTAAGGATACAGCACAGAAAAAGGGCAAGTGAAGCTTTATTTCACAATCTCTTAAAATAGGACAATGTTTCACATTCCTTAAACATTATGAGTAGTGGTGGCCTAAGTGGGGTCCTCACTGACAGCAAGGGATTCCCACAAGATGACATTTCTACTTTCCACATTCCTCTCTGGTCCGAGTgtctacatttttgaaaaaagaataatggtagctaggccgggtgcaggggctcacgcttgtaatcctaccactttgggaggccgaggagggaggatcacctgaggtcaggagttcgagaccaccctgaccaacatggagaaacctcgtctctactaaaaatataaaaatcagctgggcatggtggcacatgcctgtaaacccagctacttgggaggctgaggcaggagaatcgcttgaactcgggaggcggaggttgcaatgccCCAAGATCataacattgcactccagcctgggcaacaagagtgaaactccatctcaaaaaaaaataataaataataataataatagcaactatattattttatctatGGTGACTGACCATATTTTCCTAAGGAAAAATTGGGTAACATGATCTGCAAACAGGCCAAAACACATGAACTGGGGACTCTTCCAAATATCTACAATATAGAgttgctgaatttttttatttctgttttttaaaattttaataaggcAGGTTATAAtgttacttttcattttactttaatataTTGACTTGAATTTACAGTCTTTATAACATCaggttttctaaattttaatgcTTCTACTTAAGGAAACATCACATATCATCAGAAAATCtgactaaataaaaaaattaaatatgtaaaatcacTGATAGAAGACTTTGGCACATAGGAAAAACTATATaagaatttgttaaataaaataagtatcaaGCAAGTTTTAATCCCCTAAGAAATCTACCAAGATTTTAAGATTACTTAGTTCATAACGGCATGGACTAAAgttgtattttataataatttatatcaaaTGAAGCAAATCagatatattttcaataaaatgaaataaatgaactcAATTTGATATTTTTATGGTCCCATGTTTAAAGATTGGTCGTTAGATATTTGCCAGATGTAATTACCCAGGCCACCAAGACAACAGctgttgtgtattttttgtagataggtGTTCTGCAGTTTCTAGCCAAACAGTTCTACAAACCAATTCTACATACAGTCATCTCAGCAGCACCTTCACTTCGAGACTTACTACACTTCACAGTCTCTGCCTAATACACAAACATCACCACTGGTGACTTTAAATCAAAATATCAACTTAATGATACTATCAATAGTTAACATTCTGGACAATAAGTCATTAATTAGAACATGAACTGGTATTCGTGTAGACTACAAAATAACACAGGAAATTGTTTTAATGTAATGTTAATCAGAATACTGTAATTATATACAGTATAATTACAACTTTGTGGAAAAAATAAAGCCTATGAATGCAAGCATAATGCAGAGAAATTGAGTCAAATTAAATCAAACAATGATTTTATTATGCTGGTGAGCCAatggattaatttttttcttgaacttttctgttttccattacTTTTATAGTAGCAAAAAAgttgtaggccaggtgtggtggctcatgcctgtaatcccagcaccgtgggaggccgatgtgggtggatcacctgaggtcaggagttcgagaccagcctgaccaacatggtaaaaccctgtctttactaaaagcacaaaaattagctgggtgtggtggtgggcacctgtaattccacctactcagcaggctgaggcaggagaatcgcttgaacgtggaaggcggaggttgcagtaagccgagattgtatcactgcactccagcctaggcaacagtgcaagactctatctcaaaaaaaaaaaaaattgtaaagagaCTAAGAGAACTAGTGTGATTAAATTTGCCCACCATTGCCAGAGGACATAATCTAAGATAACTTTAATTAAGGGCTTTGAGTATCGCACAACATTGCTTCTTCCTGCAAATAAACTTTTCTGGCTCTTCAACATATGGCCACTGAGCACCAATCTCATTAAGAAAACTCATgtagttttctttaaaactgaTGAAGCTTTAGTTTTGGATTGATACAGAGTGCATGCCAACCTTCGTTATGTGTTTTCAACCTCTGTCAGTTCACTGACTCTTCAAGATAATGGCAAGTTATCGTGTAGACATTATACTCTGctaataaatttttgaaaattaaaaatagggatGGCTGACATTTACTGAGCAAGTCCCCTGTATAAGGCACCTTTCTAAGAGTTTCCTGACAATGATCTAGGAAATTAACATAAGTTAATCACAATTATTATTCAATTTGAAgtacttttttatttaatattattcattTGTTATTATAGCTCAAACTTCCTTTATTCCACCCTCATCCATATCCTCACAATTGCAAAatactctaaaaaataattttaggctcACATGTCTAACAACAAATGGAGGCTTGCTTCCTCCAgagattttgaaattatttccaaggTTCAACTGAACTGGCTGGTCCTGGAAGAAATGCCTGGTAGAATATGGAGAGGGCGCCTGGGCTTGCATGCCTTTGGGCAGTCTGTTGAGGTTATTCTCCTTTAGTTTCATCTTTATAGTATTTAAGGGAAATATTGGTTCATGTGATGTAGATAAAGGCCTTCGTGACTTATGCCTTTCTtcctgaaataaacaaaaaaaagaatatttttaaaaataaataagaaaattcaatCAGAATATAACTGTATTtaattgaactttaaaaaattaaggtcAAAGATAGAACACCtcagatttataaaatataaacttaagGAAGgacatttctctaattttttcctGTTCAGTTTAACATCAGTAGTATTTATAACTTGCCAGTATAATGTATTCAATTAATTAACAGTGAGATTTATTTATAACGGGAAAGTTAGAAAGTGTCAGACACCTCCAATGGATAGATAATAGAGAATTTGACACATACAGGTGTCTAGCAATTTCACTTCCAGGAATGTATTATAAGGAAATAACTACGGCTATATGTATAGCTACAAAAATGCTTATGGTAATTTAAAAGTTAGAAACCAACTGTACTGGTGAGTAAGCAATTGCGCTCAGTTGCAAATCCACCTCAGCTATACAATACTGATCCAGGGACTCTACAAACTCCCTTTTTGCTTTTCCAGCTGGTCTCTGTAGGCTCTGCCACTAGAAGGTGCTAGAGAAAGTGCAAGGCTGTAGGAGATACAGTGACTGGCTACTTCCAGTTTTGTATTCTATTCCTGTTAGCATCATTCCAGCAACAATTCTTCCCCTTAACAGCTGCAAGTGGCTCCAGATTATAGCCTTTCCCCTATTATGCCAGAACTAGCCCCACTGCACCCCTCCAGACATATCAACAGCAGCTGGCCAGAGTCCCCTGTTCAGATTTGAGTCTAGACCCACAGGAACCTTCCTCCAAGCTCCTGTGGCACCAGCAGGGAACAGTGCCCCTCCTTAGAGATCTGAGTCCCAGCTCATCAGAGTCCCACCTTCGAATTCCTGAAGAAGCATCCAGGAAAGCAGCCCTTCTCCAGAGGTCTGGGTCCCATTTCCGTTCAGTCTCTTCTTTAAGCTTCTGTGTTCTTGCTGACCCAACATCTTCCCTTTGTTTCCCCAGCCCTAGGGGTGGAAGCTGCTTCCTGCAGTTACTCTTCATCTCAGTGTTCCCCTTTTACCTTTCAGTCTTTCAACCCCTGTTtagccatttttttaaattaaatctttcTGTTATAATCACAAGTTTGGTGTGGTTTCCTGACTGGACCCTGGCTGATATATCAGTTAAGTGctcaacaaaaggaaaatgaatggcCAAACAGATTACAGTActtccatacaatggaatactatgaaacCATGAAAAATTGTCTGGCACAAGAATACCTGAGGACATGAGAAAATGTTTATGATAagttaagtaaaaaaaagaagagtaaaaaataatatgCAATGCAGTGTGATCtcaatcttttttaaaagtgtgtatgcGTGTacagaatatactaaaaaaattaatgctGATCTCTAAATGGCAAAAATGGGACAGGTTTTTACAATTTTGGGTCCTTTTcgcttatttatctttgttttctaattttccaaaataaagtaatacttttgttttaagaaaaaaaaaaagaacagactgagtgcggtggctcacgcctgtaatcccaacactttgggaggctgacgtagaggatctcttgaggccaggagttcaaaaaaaaaaacaataaaactatttGCTTAAAAAGTTAACACTGAAAGGAAGATCTAGGAAgttaaaacagaattaaaatggtagaagagaagagaaagaaacactgaaaaattGCTATGAACACATCACAAATAAATTGGAGAGAAAAGAGGATAAATAAGGTGAAACTAAAAAGCAGATAGCGCCTTCCTTAAAATTAATCATTGGTCTCCCATTATATGAGTTATTATGCTGCGAGGTTTGATAGATTTGCAGAGATTATTGGCCCTTCTTTCTCATTCAGAATCCCATAACACACAGCCCACATTTTCAAGGTCTTTTCTAGGACCACACATAAGATCTGGGATAAGCATTTTGTTTAACACACAGGTTTTACTCTACCGTGTCCCAGAGTATTTGGAGAAGCTTCACAAACTACCTTTATTCCTTCTCTATCTTGTTCTAGAAAAGATTTTAAGTGGCAACAACATTATATACAATAAggtaaaagcaaaacagaaagaaattggGGTGAGGGGGACACTAGGACTGAAGAAGAGAGTAAAATTGAGGTAGTACACATGGATGCCCTAAGACCCTTCACATTTACCAAAGATGGACCACGAATACAATCTGAGCATCAGCCTCAGCAAAAGAAAGATGGctccatgtttactgcagcactattcacaatagccaagatttggaatcaacctaagtatccatcaacatatgaatggataaagaaattatattacatacacacgatggaatactgttcagccacaaaaaataatgagatcctgtcttgcaacaacatggatgaagttaAGGTCATCatatcaagtgaaataagccaggcacagaaagacaaacttcatatattctcacttatttgtgggagctaaaaattaaaacaattgaactcatcgagacagacagtagaatgatggttaccagaggatgggaagggttgtgggggctgagggggagtggagatggttaatgggtaaaaaaaaaaaaatagaaaaaatgagtcagatctagtatttgatagaacaacagggtgactatagtcaataataatttaactgtaaattttaaaataactaaaagaatataattggattgtttgtaactcaaaggataaatgttttagGTGATAGATACAccatttaccttgatgtgattattacacactgtatgcctatatcaaaatatcttatgtaccccataaatatatacaggtATTATGTatccatgaaaaaataaaatctctaaattgttattttatttttattattttttatttatttattttatttgagacggagtctcactctgtcacccaggctgaagtgccgtagagccatcttggcttactgcagccttgacctcccaggctcaggcgatttgcatgcctcagcctctcaagtagctgggattacaggcgtacaccactatgcccagctaacttttgtacttttggtagagatggggtttcaccatgttgcctgggctgttctctaactcctgacctcaggtgatccatccgcctcggcctcccaaagtgctgggatcacaggcatgggccaccatgcctagcctaaaatttttaaacttttaaaaaagaaagatggaaactgCTGTTCATAAGATCAAAAGTAAATGTCatagaacaacaataacaaaagctaATTAGCTCACTTACATCAAATTTGTAATTTTAGCTTCTGAATCACCCTGCTTCCAGCTACATCATGCTGCCAAACATATGTGCCAAACAGACTCTAGTATGACTGGCTGAGTAAACAGTTTGAATTATAGAAATTCAAACCCAGTAAAAACTTTCCAGGTTTCTACTTGTTTAGTTTCATGTAAACTTGATAAACTGAGTTTGGGCAAAAATTCTttaaattagggaaaaaaaaaacaaaaacggtcATTTCTATCACTAGATTTGTATTGTACTTACAAGAAATCTGTTTCTATGCAGAAACACACTTTCTCTGATGGCTGTCCTTGTAGAAAACTCTATTTTAGGAGCAATTccctaaaaataaaacagcataagaaaagcaaataaaattactAGAAACAGTTCTTTGGCCATCTCATTCTAACTTAAAATCATACAAGAACCTAACTGCTCTTCTGTGTGGTTGGCATAATCCACACacattatctaaaatatatatgtaataagaATAGCTAAATacttatgtaatatatattatgtatcagaGCCAGGCCTAAGTAATTCATATATATTAACTCATCCAATCCTAACACAACCCCATGAGGCAGGTTTTATAATAGTACTCCTCAATTAAAACACAGTTTAAGTAACATGTCCATCTAGTAATGATGGCTATTAATTGAACCCAGGCATTCCGGCTCCAGTGTCCATGATGTTAGCTACTCTATTTAAAACACCGCACCACGGAATTGAATGCGATTACCTAGAGAGAGGTATGTATAATGTATAGAGTCTTCCTCTCTACCTACCTGCTTTGAAAAACTTGCTTTATATCTCATATCAGATATTTGTATTCATTAGACCTAATTCcaaattaattttgtttcattgattcgatatttctattttttgtcctCAGTACCATACTGTCTAAAATATTGggttatatatacatgtgtgtatatatatatcctatccTGTTTAATTCTTATAATCCTATAGGGTAGGTACAATTATTATAAtcatcctgttttacagatgttaaaactgaaaaatgggcaaaaactagaaactaTCCAAACACCCTTAATGGGTGAACAGATGAACCGTGGTGTATTTACATAATGGAAACTACTCGGTAATAACAAGGAACAAATGAATGacacacacaactacatggaTGGATCTCAACAGCGTTCTTCTAAGTGAgaaaagccagtctcaaaaggttacagactgtatgattccatttatgtaacattctcaaaaaaacaaaactatggtGATGGAGAAAAAACTAGTGCTTAGGGTCAGGGGAAGGGTGTGCCTATAAAGGGGTAACATGAAGGGGATTTTAGGAGTGATGGGATTGTTCTATAAACCGATCGTAGTAGTGGTTTTACAAATCTATACatgtgttaaaattcatagaactgtagACCGAAAAAGCATCAATTTtattgtataataatttttaaaatacaactgcTTTCCCCAAAAAATGAGGCCTAAAGAGACATTAAGGCAATTTTCCCAAATTTACAAGGCTTATAAATGGCACCACAGCGACAGGACCTGAATCTGACTAAATTACACTGTCTCCATCTGACCCCATCGACTCACCAGTGGCCCCTCTGCATGACCTCTCTGCTCTACTCTCCCCCAGAGAACACCACCTGGCCAAGTTACTTCTTGTCCTGAGGgcaccttccttctcttcttttccatcCAAATTTTACCCATCTCTCAATGTCTGATCTCACTCTAACTCCTCCAGGTAAGCCCATAGTAGTCTCTCCCTCCAGTctctaatatttcattttcatttatacaACTTATACTCAAGGTGCTTCCATAACAGGGCCTGCCCCAGCTGAAGCCCTCGAAAGAAAGGAAGCCAACATCTACTGCATGCTTATTACATGTGCCAGCTTCTGTTAAGGGTTTCCAGAGGCGTGatctcatctaatcctcacaCAACCTGTGTAGTAGACCActgtattcccattttacacagGAGGGAACAGACTTGGAGAGGTTTAATAGTATGCCCAATGTCACACAGGtgggtagagccaggatttgaaactctgctaaattggccaggcacggtggctcgcgcctgtaatcccagcactttgggaggccaaggcgggcagatcacgagatcaagagatcaagaccatcctggccaacatggtgaaacccgttctctactaaaaatacaaaaattagctgggtgtgatggcgtgagcctgtaatcccagctagtcagg is a genomic window of Chlorocebus sabaeus isolate Y175 chromosome 12, mChlSab1.0.hap1, whole genome shotgun sequence containing:
- the SPATA6L gene encoding spermatogenesis associated 6-like protein isoform X8, which codes for MGPRPLEKGCFPGCFFRNSKEERHKSRRPLSTSHEPIFPLNTIKMKLKENNLNRLPKGMQAQAPSPYSTRHFFQDQPVQLNLGNNFKISGGSKPPFVVRHVDSAKPFGENISEHHLRRCRRKSKFSDFPFPMRRASSLDSLAANVKVIREPDERIILRSDSSSRLDSSQFGKSSSSKQGDADFHRKASFATSQHSSSPGPLDQPLLRERFHPGSQSTWKNIHERVCSLLTSHRAQQHQNKEESTSEVNYIIERPSYPLKKYPLHEQRYF